The Henningerozyma blattae CBS 6284 chromosome 6, complete genome genomic interval CCTATAGATGATAGAGCTAAGATTATACACGAACTACTTGAAAGTAACAGATCTGATTCACTAAAAGCCGATAGCCTCATGGAAAGCATAAATGAAACATATAAGAATCCAATCCAGTATGAAGTtcaaattacaaaaaaattaagagaaGCATTATTAATTACTTATCCATTAGGTGGATTACCAAAAgcaattaattctttatcacAGTTAAAAAGTGTTACACCTAGTGCTTTATTACCTTGTGTAAATCAGGACGTTGATATTACAAATCCTAATTTAAATACTGATGCACTTTTTCAAGATACATTACGGGCAAACCCTAAAACTAtagaagaatataaaaaagttACAGATGATGGGATCAAATATTGGAACAATGTGTATAATAAAGTGTCGAACAAAGtttttcataatattaGCAAATCATATCCAGATATGATTTACTTCATCATTAAACATACATATGGCCCcctattttcatttaataagattttaaatgaaaaagagAAATGCTTAATTATTGTTTCTGCATTAGTCCCCCAAGATGTAGATGCTCAATTATATGGTCATTTGAAAGGCGCATTAAACGCTGGCTGTGATAAAGAAGTAGTCAGTCTCATACAAGACATGTCTATTATGATATCTACTTGGTGTGGGGTTAGATCGTCAAAcaaaatttccaaattgtAGCTGAGAGGAGCGATcttgaatttatttcttgttaattataaaagaattttttttcttcttcagttaAGTTattgggaaaaaaaaatgcagaatatttatttttatatgcAGGTTGTATAGTGTATGGCTACTAACAATAAAGTATGCATGCATCTATCtatatagatataataTGAAATAACTAACTTTTACCgaaaaaattgaagctAGGTAATCTTAAAGAGAGACTTTCTTCATGTGAAGTTGGCTCATTAGATTTTTTACTAATACCAATATAGCTTTTCTTTGTAGTTTTGTTACTATCTGGAGATTTGGAGTTCttgttatttaaatttgaattcatCTCTTCATCTTTCCTATCATACAATTGCCACCACcatttgatattatttatatcagGCAATATCCAATCGACATCATCAATATCTGAAGCTTGATCAATACTAAATTCATCAAGAGAGTCGATACTACTGTCTATAACAGGAGCTGCACTAGAATCTGCCTTAGAGGTAGtgttatttgtattttcgTCTTGATCAActatattgaattttttcaatttatctTTCACCTCTTGTGCATcttctttaatatcatcTGATGTGGGTGTATTGAAATTTACAGGAGTGTCACCCTTTGTAGGTGTCTTTGCTTGTTCAGGAATGTTAGCCTTTGTAGGTGTTTCAAAATTCTTTGGAGTCTTAAATTGTTTTGTTGGTGTATTTGTTTTAGTGGGAGAAGCCacataatttgaattagtaAATTCGTTTCTTCtacaaagaaaataatcCCAAACAGATCTTGTATTATCAGATAAGTGACTTTCATAACGTTCAAATTCATTGTTATACAAAAATGTACCATATTGACAAGAATAtagatgataaattaatctTCTTAAGAATCTTTCgttaaattgaaatttatttggattttGGGATATTAGTTGATAAACACAATCCAAAAATTGTTGGAAAATTGGTGAAGAAAActgttttgattttgaaatttgtaaTAGTGATGATGGAGTagttgaattattaaaatggTTTGTAACATTTGAAATGAAATTTGagtttaataaagaatttaatggATTAGAGCTATCGTTTGATGAAGACAGATTAGTTGATGCCATATTCATAGAAGGTTGTGTTGTATTTGGTGGGGTATCGAAATCAGTAAAATCATTTGCATCTTTaccaaataatgaagaacTTGAAAATCCATCAgtatcatttattattgggCTTGATtgtgaaatattatttgaattatttttcaaattaaaacTCGAAACAGTATTAtcatgaaaaatattttcatttgataaatgatttgatctttcttgaaatttatGACCAAACGAGATCCATTCCTTCTCTACTAGGATAATAAATCCATCGATGGTTCTAAAGAATGGATCTAaacaaatttgaattaggGAAGATATTTGAGCTGTTCTATCCCAACCATCTGAACAATGGACtagaatatttgaattattaaaaatcatTGATTTAGTTAAAGTTTCAGTGGAAGATAAAATTGtcttaattaattttaaccaattaaaagattttgaatatttattatttaatttcaacGAATTAATGggtaaatttaaatcattatcacttaaaaaattatcaattaaattattcataatATCAGAGATAACATGGATATTATCAATCCCCAAAAAGATTCtttttgatgaattattaaaattataatattctaaaaattcaGTGCCACCACCTAAAGCTGTTTGAGCATAAGCGTTCGTCATTGGTCTTGCATctacaattaaatttttattttgcgtagattctttatttgtattaaatatattgtaaATTAGAGATTCATCTTGTGGAGATCTTTGTTTGATGATCCCTGTTAACGGTTGCGAAGATCGTGTTATGGAACAATTAGAAGCtttgtaataatatgataataCGGGGATTCTTGACTGAGATCTGAATTTAGAAGCATGAGATAAGAGAGTATCTGAAACGTCCCTTGGAATAATAAGTTCCCTTGGGTATGTATTAcagaatttgaaatctttatttatgTCAGAAATTCTCCAAGGGCaatttgaagatattaaatcaaGACCTTgtcttttaaattcatcaataacATTATAAATCTTCCAACTGTTAAATTTCGATTCTGCTTTACCTGGGTTATAAATAAATGCatataattgatttgtATTCTTCAAAACAGTCAATCttaataaagaatcaaAAACATCATTTGCTTGAGAtggaatttgaaaatcCAACGAGAAAATTGTATAATCTTTCCCAATGATTTTAATGTTAACAAAAGACCATAAATCAGCATTTGTTAAATCGATAGAATATACATGTGTTGTGCTATTAATtgtactattattattattagtctTACTGCTATTATTACTGTTATTTTTATAGTTGTCGGTGATTTCATTTgaatcttcaatatttgtattattttgttttgtaagatttaattttgttaatAATGCACTGcctttatttttgaatactgaaaatattaaaggaTAAGCAAACCAAAATTCCTTTGCATTATTAGAACttgtatttgattttaaattctgtATTGTGAATATCAGATGATGGGTAGTTAAATGTAAAGTTCCTTCGAAAGTACAACCTTTCCGATGGAGTAGAACATTGTCTACTTTTGTTACTTTAATGTATTCCATAAAAGCGTGggttttatttgatttgcCAATAAACTAAACAGATCTTAGTGGGGCCCGCTACCTGTAGTATGCAAGAATATAACGATTGTTTATTGTTTATtgtttattgttttttttttttttttttttaacttttattatttataaaaatatataaatacaattatatatctctctatatatataaatatatacatacattTATTACTATTCCTTTTCCTtcgtttttttcttttttttagacCTTAATTAGCTAAAGGAAAATTAAACCGATTtcaaaattgataataagagattacaaaaattgaaatttgaaagtttgaaaattgaaaatggaaAATGGAAAATCGGAATCAAgatgaaatttaaaatttgaaaaaaagttgAATCATGTGCCCCTAGTTTCCGGATTTACATTCATAAAGAGAGATAAAGATAGGGAGGGATGTAGATATGATACATTTAAGCTATATCTTCATGAGACAAGggtttaattttaattaataacaaGTATATCTctacatacatatatagatataggCCAAGCatgtaaaaataaaagaaggTTAGggaaagaatattttttagttaGGAGACTCAAAAAACTCCGAAGAATGtcgaaaataaaaagaaaactcCGACggaaataaataaacaatttatATTAGTAATAT includes:
- the PXP2 gene encoding Pxp2p (similar to Saccharomyces cerevisiae YJR111C; ancestral locus Anc_7.490) translates to MNRILNQKRLHQLQQFHPKLENVWYLVASATFSVCNRPEEIPLIYHQALSTQNGKPIDDRAKIIHELLESNRSDSLKADSLMESINETYKNPIQYEVQITKKLREALLITYPLGGLPKAINSLSQLKSVTPSALLPCVNQDVDITNPNLNTDALFQDTLRANPKTIEEYKKVTDDGIKYWNNVYNKVSNKVFHNISKSYPDMIYFIIKHTYGPLFSFNKILNEKEKCLIIVSALVPQDVDAQLYGHLKGALNAGCDKEVVSLIQDMSIMISTWCGVRSSNKISKL
- the YMR1 gene encoding phosphatidylinositol-3-phosphatase YMR1 (similar to Saccharomyces cerevisiae YMR1 (YJR110W); ancestral locus Anc_7.491), which codes for MEYIKVTKVDNVLLHRKGCTFEGTLHLTTHHLIFTIQNLKSNTSSNNAKEFWFAYPLIFSVFKNKGSALLTKLNLTKQNNTNIEDSNEITDNYKNNSNNSSKTNNNNSTINSTTHVYSIDLTNADLWSFVNIKIIGKDYTIFSLDFQIPSQANDVFDSLLRLTVLKNTNQLYAFIYNPGKAESKFNSWKIYNVIDEFKRQGLDLISSNCPWRISDINKDFKFCNTYPRELIIPRDVSDTLLSHASKFRSQSRIPVLSYYYKASNCSITRSSQPLTGIIKQRSPQDESLIYNIFNTNKESTQNKNLIVDARPMTNAYAQTALGGGTEFLEYYNFNNSSKRIFLGIDNIHVISDIMNNLIDNFLSDNDLNLPINSLKLNNKYSKSFNWLKLIKTILSSTETLTKSMIFNNSNILVHCSDGWDRTAQISSLIQICLDPFFRTIDGFIILVEKEWISFGHKFQERSNHLSNENIFHDNTVSSFNLKNNSNNISQSSPIINDTDGFSSSSLFGKDANDFTDFDTPPNTTQPSMNMASTNLSSSNDSSNPLNSLLNSNFISNVTNHFNNSTTPSSLLQISKSKQFSSPIFQQFLDCVYQLISQNPNKFQFNERFLRRLIYHLYSCQYGTFLYNNEFERYESHLSDNTRSVWDYFLCRRNEFTNSNYVASPTKTNTPTKQFKTPKNFETPTKANIPEQAKTPTKGDTPVNFNTPTSDDIKEDAQEVKDKLKKFNIVDQDENTNNTTSKADSSAAPVIDSSIDSLDEFSIDQASDIDDVDWILPDINNIKWWWQLYDRKDEEMNSNLNNKNSKSPDSNKTTKKSYIGISKKSNEPTSHEESLSLRLPSFNFFGKS